Part of the Camarhynchus parvulus chromosome 11, STF_HiC, whole genome shotgun sequence genome, GGTGGGTGCAGTGGCACCCAGAAGTGGCGTGTGGTGGGTGGTGTTGGAAGGACCATTTGCAGTAAATACTGGGCCACGTGGAGACACTTTTAGATCTTGCACCATTTGATGCAGGTCTCATAGCTTGGGGAAACTCACCCAAACAACTCTTCAGGTACTGACTTACACATTCTGTGCCTACCACAACTggtatatttttaattcatcagTGTGTGTTTACATTCGAGACAAACCTGATCACATAATTTTTATCTTGGTTTTTCCTGTAGTAATCTTCAGGAACATAATCTTTAAAATGGAGTGTGAAATGATTATTTAATTGGGTTCTTGTAGCAGAATTTCTTGTGTTGAGATTTTCGACTGGCTAACCAATTTCCTTGAGCAATATGTTTTTCCACATGATAGATTCACTTATTTTCCTCAAGAAGATACTGTAATTTTAATTGGAAAGCTTTGACATATTCTGAATCGActcagaaaacagaagtcaatttttctttcattaaagaTCTTGTACAGTGGAtgcaaatagaaatataaaatgaaacacTAGCTCTGTTGGCTTGCACTTCtgagtttggtttggtttggttggcTATTTTGTAAAGGCTGGAGATGTGTGGGTTGTTTATAATACATACATTGCACACATTTattatctatatatttttacagGACTGTGTGTGAACTGTAGTGTTAGACTTGCCTCTGTCTGGCAGTTGGCTTGGTATAAATGTACAAATGTAGGTATAAATGTATAAACTGTACAGGTACAGTTATCCAAACACTTTCTGTACATCCTCAGGAAGGTCCCATCTTTTAGGGAGGTGGGACTATATGGATTATCACCATAAAATTTTGAAGAGTTCTGGGTTTTCCCAGCATTTTTCATTGACATTTTTTAGACTTCATTGTCACTCAGTTCAGGCACCTGACTTAAGacaaatggaaattaaaatgctgtttcacAGGCCTCAGGTCTGTAGTTCTGTGCTCTCAGCAGTTTTTTATAGGCTGTGACAGATGTCTtcttctgctcccagctgttGAGAGGTTGCTGTTCCTACCTGCCTGTTCCCATCCTCTGACAGGGGTTATCACCAAGGAAGCCAGTGACAGGAGTGTCCttgtattaggaaaaaatagaaacttgCCCTAAACTTGATTATTGGTCTCAGCTATTTTGGCAGACTGTTCCTGCAGAGGGTTAGCAGGTCCTTAAATGCAGTGCTGGATCAGTACTTTACAAATCCACCCAGTGGGTCGGTGAGAACTGAAGAACTGGGAACATCTTCCTTTAGCACAGCTGGATACAGAGGAGTTTTCTTCATAGTCTGGTTTCAAAGTCTTACATTTTTCCACTTCCAAAGGCAGGTGTGTGCCTTCAGAGCTACAAATGCAATCCAGTTCATTAAATCTGAGAAGAGGATGGTTGAAAATACAGATGTTTCCAAAAATGGCCAGCCTGGTGTAAccctcctccagctctgagctccagtGCTGTTTGTGGAGTTGGTTCTTGATGTGCAGCAATAACTTCAACACCATTGTCTTCTTTCTGGCCTTTAGTGAAACATTAGAAAAACCTTAGTAAAATTAGGGAATTGTGACAACTCCAATCCATCAAAACTAGCCAGGACAGCTCTGTTTCTCTATATGTAAGTACAGGTGTGACTGACTGTTAACTTTCAGTAGATAGCTGCGATCAGTAGCTGTTTTAATTTTCCGCTGTCTGTTTGCACAAACTTTGaccaaactcaaaaaaatcacaaaaaaacaTTAACTTTGTATCAACTGCTAAACATTATGTAATGGATAATTGCTATCATGTAATTACTGCATGTTCAGAAGATACTCATGAtgcaagaaaactgaagctgtgtgtttgtgtctttCTTTGTAGTTCATGCAAAGGGGTTTGGATTCACAAACTAAAAAACAActagaggaagaagaaaagaagataatTAGTGAAGAACACTGGTATCTTGATGTACCAGATCTAAAGGAAAAAGAGTAAGCTTGTAATCTTTTGTACTTCTTATCGTCATTGGAttgttttgaaatggaaatagcATATTCATATTTTCTCCTGTAAGATAAGTATTATAAATAACCAGTTAACAGAAGCAAAAATAGTGACAAACTGGCATTACAGCTtcttttattacttatttttagGGCTGTTCTTGAGGTTGCCTAGTGTAGTTTGACCTACTTTCAATTCTTGtgtgtgttgttttctttcactcACACATTCTTCTACATGCATGCAATTAGTTTATTTCAATCAGGGTCCGATTCATTCATTGCTGCTTTTTCGCTTCATTAGAAACAAAGTTTGAAAGCTTGTGTTAGTAAATTCAGCTCCAGACACATGGTTAAGTTGATTCAGGACGGTTCTGTCCTCTTGTGTCCAGCTCACTTCACATCCTGGTTTTGAAATAGGACAGATAATGGCAAAAATAAAGGAAGCCTTAGctaataaggaaaaaatgtgttctgCTCTTTAGAAAGGTGCCTTAAATAGCAGGAGAACTACTTTTGAAATTGCTTGGGTTTCATCCTttctaaagtgaaaaaaaattccactgagGGAGAACATACATAGTTTTGAAAAAGCTGGGACCCAAGGAATTAACTGTAGCTGAATAAGGCTATTGATGAACTCTTTTCCATTACTCTTGGTGGCTATGACAAAAAGGTATTTGAGCTTCAGTTGCAACAAGGAGTGTTCAAGCTGGACATTGGGAGAACTTTTGTAACAATAAGGCTATTGAAGCTCAGGAGTAGATTGCCTGAGGAGACACTGGATTCTTCATCATGAGAAGTCTTTTGAGGACAGGTTAGCTGGACCTCTGCTGTTCATGGCACATGTGTGACTGATATTGCCTTGGGGCAGGACAATGAGCTCAATCTCTTCAGCCTAAGTTCTGTGATCATGAGAGTTTGATTTACATGGGAGATGAAGAGGATGAGGGAACAGGTACATGTGTGTGAGGAAAAGGATGGAACAATCCTCCAAAGTACTTTTATCTGACATGTATTATGAATGCCTCAGGGTCATGTTTCTTTTCTCACTCCATGCtcattaaaagaggaaaaaaaggaggaagaagggggAAATCTGTCTGCTGAACAGAGAGTGACACAGTGTTTTATACCCTGACAGATTCAACCAATGCCAGGTCCAACAgcacaatgaaaaattaattagaagCTTTTGCTGGTATAGTAGTGCCACCTGGGGAGTGATATTTATGTGGTATTTTTATTCTGGCAAAAGTATTAATGTAGGCAGAACCATACCAGCAAAGAGTGCTTTTTGTCAGAAGAGTTAATTTTGCTTGTGGAACTGGCACAGCTTTGCTGGCAAGAAGGATTCCTTTGCGCTCCAAGCTCCTTGTACTGAAAGATTTATCAGGGCAATTGAGCAGAAAGCAGTTGATGGTTTAAAATACAGTGtggctttgtttatttgtgtggGGGGAAGACAGCACAtcctttttgcatttgtttaatTTGATTGTTTTAAAGTGCATGGTTTGACaaaatgctgggtttggggtttcaggAGCTGTATAATAGAAGAGAGAAGCTTTCTGCGATGTGAGGATCTCGTTTATGGCAGAATGTCCTTCAAAGGATTCAATCCTGAAATTGAGGTACCATTTCAGTGTCCTGCTTTGAGGTTGTCTCACATTAGGATTGAAGCCCTTGGGGATGGGGATTTGAGTGTTCACACTGCTTATTGGCCTTTGCAGCACCTTCCATAAATCCTCCCATGTCCCAAAACTCCATCATTCAACCCTAAGTGTTGATCAATGCAGCATCTGGTAAATAGAATCTTTTTAGCTCCCTGTGTTGTTGGTCAGTAATTGCATGACTCCTGCAGATTTTCCCTCCCTGAAGTGAGGAAGCCATCCCACATGCTGCTCACCAAAACAAAAGCTCACTTTTCTTCCTGACATAGGATGCAGAGTCCAATCTACAAACATTCAACCCTATTTATTCAACACTTACTTGTATCAATAAGAGCTTAGAATTCCAAAGTAAAAATGCTGGGCAAGAGTCTTTAATTCCTTCCTGGCATGATTCATGCTGATAGAAGTACACAGGGACAGGAATAAAAAGGTTAGCACTGAACCTGAAGCAGGAGGATGAAGGTGTAAAGACTAAGAGATTTGCAGAAGGCCACGTAAGGTAATTTACTAGAGAATTATTTTAGTGACTTTGAACTTGCTGTCCCTGTGACTGAGCATATGATTGCTTCATGGCTTTTACTGTAAATGCTTGAagatattctttctttttaacaaaaCTATTTCAAGGTCTGTGTGCTAACATCACAGTGAAAAGTTAATTATGATCTGGTCTCCTGGGGATGTTTGGAGTGCCCTTTAGGATGCTTCAGTAGTACAGTACACTGAAACACTGTCTCTGTTGCCTTTTCTTCATGAGTTTTCATAATGATGGGCTCTAGCCtaaccaggaaaagaaaataattactaGATGTGATTCTTACCTCTTATGCTCTTCTACCAGTGAATTTCAGCACTGTTGCCTTTGTGTCATGGTTACATGCTTAAGCTGTTTCtcacttcattttcagaagttAATGATCCAAATGAACTCCAAgtgcaaggaggaaaaaattgaagAGGATGATAAAATGGAGGCTGATGTGTCCGATGAAGAAATGGCCAGAAGGTAAGTTACATTTTGTGACATAATCAGTAGTAGCAAGGAATATGATGTGTTACTGTATTATGTGTggggaaataaaacccaaaaaggaaacaaacaaaattttaaaaaagcccaCAATAGATATGGAACTGTACCAGATTGATTTTCCAGGAATGCTGGTGTATATTTACTTGAATATCCATTGCATTTGGGGGTAAATTCTCCATCACTTGTAGGGGTTTTCTGCCCTTTGATATCCAGGTATTCCATGCTAATTCCCTCCTTGTTACCAGCTGCTAACAAATTGAAACTATCAGAGTGAATAATAGTGTAATAAGTCATGCAGTACTTGTGCTTCTCCAGGCTTTTAATGACCAGGTTTTTTACACCACTTGAATTGTTGATGATGTTTAGGAGATGCACCACgatttttcctctgattttacTTGaaggtgtaattttttttattctctctaCAGATACGAAACATTAGTGGGAACaatagggaagaaatttttgagaaaaaggGACCAACGTGTACTCAaggatgatgatgaagatgaagatgatgaagttGAAGAGGGGAATAGTAACACAAGACCTTGTAAAAGAGCTaagaaaatgttcttaaaaCCTCAGGATTAATGTCAATTGCACAAGTGGAGCTTGTTACCTAATGCCTACCAAACAGAGTACCAAGAACTGGAGATTGTTTGGAGTTTTTGCTATTTAATGTAAAGGGTGGATTTGTAAATCTGTTCTATTCTCATTGAAATTTCTACCATCCACAGGACAGACACTTTCCAAAGTGGGTGTTTATATAATGGATGTTGTACATCCTTTCCTctctcagcagcttttcatgAGTAGGGTGCTCATCACATCAGTCTCTTTAAATGTTCTGCATAGTTAAATTGAGTGTTGCATGCAATCAAAAGCAACGTTATTTACAATTTAGGATAACATCTGAAAGAAGTATTTGGAGTAAAGATGAGCTGTGTCCAATTCAGTAAGGCAGTTCAGCTTTCACTGCTTGCTTTATTATGAAAATGAAACCTGCGCTCTCTTCAAATTGAAAAAAGTCAGCAGAAACATGCTTGGTTTGTGATCTTTTTTACTGTGCTAAAAATAAGATGAGAGAAGAACAGAGAGATAAAATCCACtttattgaattttattttttataaagtttatttaaaaatagaggaTTTTGtagtgaaatttttttttatatggcAAGCCAAATATTGGGCGACGTTTACAGTTTGACATCTGAGCAGATTGTGGATCTTAGTTTCTGCCTTCCAAAAGAAATTTGCTAATTTTGCCtctttttcagcaaaaaaatccaatctTATAATTATGTAAGTCTTGTCATAAAAGCATAATAACAGTTTCGGAAACGTACttgaaagcagaataaaaactgtggggttttgtgttaATGATTGTGGATTAGTTTATTTAGtgtaaaaaaattatgcttAATACAGTCTGATACAAGGAGAGATCCTTTTTTGTGCTGGCCACAGATGTCCCCCAACATTTAGCTGAATGCACTGATTTATTTAGCCTGTGATGAAGCTGTCTGAAGTAGTATTAGGATAGAAACACCGTTCTCTTCAGTCAGTTGGtgctctgggttttttaaaaacatcagtgtgttcTTGTCTAAAATCATAGCAATTCTTTGTGCGCGGCCTTTCAACAAGAAATATTGCTATTGCTACATTTCCTCAGGATATCCAAGCTACTCATCCTTAATGCTGGCTCTCTGCAGAAAGGAATTTGTTAATTGAAGTGAGGAGTGGCCATTTTGCTGTGGGCACGAGACtttttttttgatctttttttaaCAGCTCAGTGAAGCATGATGTGAAAAAGAAGGACACACTGTGTCTGCTGTATTTTGCTTGTGATACATGAACTATGATCCATATATCAGGAGCACCTAATTAGATATTCAAGATGGATCACACGTGGAAAGAGAAATATACTTTTAACCTAGTAAGGGGACTTTGTGCAGATGGAAAGGCTGTGATTCATGATCTGAGATAGTTTTTCAGAGCTAATTAAATGCTGCTGGTTCAATTACTTAAAACCTGATCATATATTACTGCTAGCTGAAAAGGAGTTAATGATGGcaagacatttttcttcccatggAAGATGTGACCTGAGCTATGAAATGATTTATTGTTGGTCATCACAAGAAAAACTTGGAACACATCCCATTATTCTTCTTGCTTATTAGTAGGAAAAATATTCCTCTGAATGGAGAGTGAATTTCTGCATAGCTGTGCTGAATAATTGAGGGGTGAGGTGTGTTCTGGTGAACCACCAGCAACCAGGAGATGTCACTGCAACTGCATGTCCTGAGAGACTTGGGTTGGGGAAGTGTCCAGTGGTGCCATGTAAAGAAacttttgggttattttggtaACAGCAGTGGCTGAGATGAATTCTGTGTAGAGTCTTCCTTTTTCAGGGTTCTGCAGAGAGCTCTCCTGCATTGCAGGGTTCTGTTCAGTCCAGTGGGGAGTAATTCTCATCAAAGGGCATTCTGCCTCCTTAATTTCATGTCATTTCCTGAGG contains:
- the MPHOSPH6 gene encoding M-phase phosphoprotein 6, which translates into the protein MAGEVKTKLSKNLLRMKFMQRGLDSQTKKQLEEEEKKIISEEHWYLDVPDLKEKESCIIEERSFLRCEDLVYGRMSFKGFNPEIEKLMIQMNSKCKEEKIEEDDKMEADVSDEEMARRYETLVGTIGKKFLRKRDQRVLKDDDEDEDDEVEEGNSNTRPCKRAKKMFLKPQD